One window of the Acidimicrobiia bacterium genome contains the following:
- a CDS encoding 2-oxoacid:acceptor oxidoreductase family protein, protein MADGAKGLLLAGVGGQGVILASMIVADALMRAGFDVKQSEVHGMAQRGGSVVSHIRWKRDKVDSPLVEKGSAEVLAAFEWAEAIRWVEYVRDGGAVVTDLKTIVPPGACNDTRAWSRAYPRFDGDLFKNRRLESRFVDATANAAALGNVRAANSVILGSVAAFVDIDTEHWEAAITSLVPKGTEEVNLAAFRAGRQAPSAEIPLPGPDPEVAPGPHLIEIRQDWCKSCDICPRVCPEYCLKLDTDGTLLIVDADACTGCRLCEMLCPDFAITIHPPAETADPVPAASGRTTR, encoded by the coding sequence ATGGCTGACGGTGCGAAGGGCCTCTTGCTGGCAGGCGTCGGGGGCCAGGGCGTCATCCTCGCGAGCATGATCGTCGCCGATGCGCTTATGCGAGCAGGGTTCGATGTCAAACAGAGCGAGGTGCACGGCATGGCCCAACGGGGCGGCTCCGTCGTGAGCCACATCCGTTGGAAACGCGACAAGGTCGACAGCCCGCTCGTCGAGAAGGGAAGCGCCGAGGTCCTTGCCGCTTTCGAATGGGCGGAAGCCATCCGATGGGTCGAGTATGTCCGCGACGGCGGTGCCGTCGTCACCGACCTCAAGACGATCGTCCCGCCGGGAGCGTGCAACGATACAAGGGCCTGGTCGAGGGCCTATCCCCGATTCGACGGCGACCTGTTCAAGAACCGGAGACTCGAATCCCGCTTCGTTGACGCAACGGCAAACGCCGCCGCACTCGGCAATGTGCGGGCCGCGAACAGCGTCATCCTCGGATCGGTGGCTGCCTTCGTCGACATCGACACCGAACACTGGGAAGCGGCAATCACCAGCCTCGTGCCGAAAGGAACCGAAGAGGTCAACCTTGCGGCGTTCCGTGCAGGGCGGCAGGCACCGTCGGCGGAGATCCCGCTCCCGGGGCCGGATCCCGAGGTTGCCCCGGGACCCCACCTCATCGAGATCCGCCAGGACTGGTGCAAGAGCTGCGACATCTGCCCGAGGGTCTGTCCCGAGTACTGCCTGAAGCTCGATACCGACGGCACGCTGCTGATCGTCGATGCCGATGCCTGCACCGGGTGTCGTCTGTGCGAGATGTTGTGCCCCGACTTTGCAATCACCATCCACCCACCGGCGGAGACAGCCGATCCGGTGCCGGCAGCATCAGGGAGGACCACCCGATGA
- a CDS encoding 2-oxoacid:acceptor oxidoreductase subunit alpha, with amino-acid sequence MTTATTAKLIQGNEACVKGALAAGCTFYGGYPITPSSEIAEHMVRRMPEVGGVSVQMEDEISSLAAVIGASIAGAKAMTATSGPGFSLMQEHVGFATIAEVPCVIVNVMRGGPSTGMPTSPSQGDVMQARWGTHGDHPAIVLAPSSVGEVFDLTVKAFNLAERFRTPVILLYDEIIGHTRESVELPDSVTVVDRVTPGTALDEFWPKDADPDGVPAMSPFGDGYRFHVTGLAHDHRGFPTNDTAVAEALISRLHNKIDAHLDEVVEVDEYLLDDADIAVFAYGIVGRSAKLAVERARERGIKAGMIRPLTVWPFPTEQVRAVAERVDTIVVAEMNLGQLVGEVERSAMGKAEIVPHLRSGGEPVTPIAIEEVLTKIHGGRA; translated from the coding sequence ATGACAACCGCGACAACCGCAAAGCTCATCCAGGGCAACGAGGCCTGCGTCAAGGGCGCCCTCGCCGCCGGTTGCACCTTCTACGGGGGGTATCCCATCACCCCATCGTCGGAGATCGCCGAGCACATGGTGCGGCGCATGCCCGAGGTCGGTGGAGTCTCGGTGCAGATGGAGGACGAGATCTCGTCCCTCGCGGCGGTCATCGGTGCGTCGATCGCCGGTGCCAAAGCGATGACCGCGACGAGCGGGCCGGGCTTCTCCCTCATGCAAGAGCATGTCGGGTTTGCGACGATCGCCGAGGTCCCTTGTGTGATCGTCAATGTGATGCGGGGAGGTCCCAGCACGGGCATGCCAACCTCGCCATCGCAGGGAGATGTGATGCAGGCACGGTGGGGGACCCACGGCGACCATCCCGCCATCGTGCTTGCCCCCTCGTCGGTCGGGGAGGTCTTCGACCTCACCGTCAAGGCCTTCAACCTCGCGGAGCGCTTCCGCACACCGGTCATTCTCCTCTACGACGAGATCATCGGGCACACCCGTGAAAGCGTCGAGCTCCCGGATTCGGTGACCGTGGTCGACCGCGTGACACCAGGTACGGCCCTCGACGAGTTCTGGCCCAAGGACGCCGATCCCGATGGTGTCCCCGCGATGTCGCCGTTCGGGGACGGCTATCGGTTCCATGTGACCGGCCTCGCCCACGACCACCGGGGGTTCCCCACCAACGACACCGCCGTTGCCGAGGCGCTCATCAGCCGGCTCCACAACAAGATCGATGCCCACCTCGATGAGGTCGTCGAAGTCGACGAGTACCTCCTCGATGATGCCGACATCGCCGTGTTCGCCTACGGCATCGTTGGACGCTCCGCCAAGCTCGCGGTCGAACGGGCACGCGAGCGCGGGATCAAGGCAGGCATGATCAGACCGCTGACCGTGTGGCCGTTCCCAACCGAACAGGTGAGGGCTGTGGCCGAACGAGTCGACACGATCGTCGTTGCCGAGATGAACCTCGGGCAGCTGGTCGGGGAAGTCGAACGCTCCGCGATGGGCAAGGCCGAGATCGTCCCGCACCTGCGCTCGGGAGGCGAGCCGGTCACCCCGATCGCGATCGAGGAAGTGCTCACCAAGATCCACGGAGGACGCGCATGA